A single region of the Enterococcus mundtii genome encodes:
- the liaX gene encoding daptomycin-sensing surface protein LiaX yields the protein MKERERILELVKKGILSTEEGLDLLESMATEKDEKQIAKEADRVHADRKEKDEASRLIDELENGKAEREAVEPDPRQKEQEDKENLEKILDELATEANKTSAHLDEVNAKLFENKIARNEKQETLMQLNTKEELDQLTEEELTQRQQLEQEVKELEAAGDLLSEERIKLEAELKDIRKSQWSEKKDTFAEKFDLPEDWKEQANDTLNQVGEKMTEAGSQLGKFLKKTFQNVSVTVNDNMEWKDVSLRVPGIATTKFEHEFYYSAPQASIIDIKAANGNVTLKTWDSEDVKVEAKIKLYGKMGAEPYEAFAERSQIEVNDEHISFQIPNKRVRADLVFYLPKRTYDHTAIKLLNGNIVVEDLDVKDIYMKSTNGNILVEQMAATMLEIGGVNGNIDVRNGDILDSIIETVNGTVTFGATPENLAISLVNGDVRLTVKEDRLKKIEASSVNGNVKVALPTTIGMDGHAKTSLGSINSRLSDYEVIREKKERTNQMLEFRRVSENEMAKIELSTTTGSIYLKDTDK from the coding sequence ATGAAAGAAAGAGAACGTATTTTAGAATTAGTTAAAAAAGGCATCCTTTCAACTGAAGAAGGTTTAGACCTATTGGAGAGTATGGCAACTGAAAAAGATGAAAAGCAAATCGCAAAAGAGGCAGATCGTGTACATGCTGATCGTAAAGAAAAAGATGAAGCAAGTCGTTTGATCGATGAACTTGAAAATGGCAAAGCTGAACGTGAAGCAGTAGAACCAGATCCAAGACAAAAAGAGCAAGAAGACAAAGAGAATCTAGAAAAAATCTTAGATGAATTGGCGACTGAAGCGAACAAAACTTCTGCTCACTTAGATGAAGTCAACGCAAAACTTTTTGAAAATAAAATTGCACGCAATGAAAAACAGGAAACATTGATGCAATTGAATACAAAAGAAGAGTTGGATCAACTAACAGAAGAAGAATTGACACAACGTCAACAATTGGAGCAAGAAGTCAAAGAACTTGAAGCAGCCGGAGATCTCTTATCTGAAGAGCGGATCAAGCTTGAAGCTGAATTAAAAGATATCCGTAAAAGCCAATGGTCTGAGAAAAAAGACACCTTTGCTGAGAAATTTGACTTGCCAGAGGATTGGAAAGAACAAGCAAATGACACATTGAACCAAGTCGGCGAAAAAATGACTGAAGCTGGGAGTCAACTAGGTAAATTCTTAAAGAAAACCTTCCAAAATGTTTCCGTAACAGTGAATGATAATATGGAATGGAAAGATGTCAGTTTACGAGTACCTGGGATCGCTACAACTAAATTTGAACACGAATTTTACTATAGCGCGCCACAAGCAAGTATTATCGACATCAAAGCGGCTAATGGGAATGTCACCTTGAAAACTTGGGATAGCGAAGACGTAAAAGTCGAAGCGAAAATCAAGCTTTATGGAAAAATGGGTGCAGAGCCTTATGAAGCTTTTGCTGAACGCAGTCAAATCGAAGTCAATGATGAACACATTTCTTTCCAAATCCCGAACAAACGTGTACGTGCCGATTTAGTCTTCTACTTACCAAAACGCACGTATGACCATACAGCAATCAAATTACTCAATGGTAATATTGTAGTTGAAGATTTAGATGTAAAAGATATTTATATGAAATCAACAAACGGTAATATCTTGGTTGAGCAAATGGCTGCAACGATGCTTGAGATTGGTGGAGTCAATGGGAATATCGATGTCCGTAATGGAGATATTTTAGATTCAATCATTGAAACAGTCAACGGTACAGTTACTTTTGGCGCAACACCAGAAAACTTAGCGATTTCATTAGTCAATGGGGATGTTCGTTTGACAGTGAAAGAAGATCGTTTGAAGAAAATCGAAGCAAGCTCAGTCAATGGTAACGTCAAAGTTGCATTGCCAACAACCATCGGTATGGACGGTCATGCAAAAACAAGTCTCGGCAGTATCAATAGCCGCCTGTCTGATTATGAAGTGATCCGTGAAAAGAAAGAGCGCACGAATCAAATGTTAGAATTCCGTCGCGTTTCTGAAAATGAAATGGCGAAAATTGAATTGTCTACTACAACTGGTAGTATCTATTTAAAAGATACAGATAAATAA
- the lgt gene encoding prolipoprotein diacylglyceryl transferase, which translates to MIAQINRVAFDLLGVPIYWYALIIVSGIIIAMWLSSREAVRVGMKAEDVTDFMLWGLPLSIIGARLYYILFDLPQYIANPIQIFNIRSGGLAIYGGLIAGGITLYFYTKYHFIDVWTFLDIAAPSVLLAQAIGRWGNFMNHEAFGPDTTRSFLESLYLPNFIIDNMYIDGIYRQPTFLYESVWSLIGVIILLLLRKKTHLLKKGEIALLYLIWYSFGRFFIEGMRTDSLYFLDTIRVSQLLSAVLFIGAIVLFIWRRKKGNLPDYDRSLGKNQFII; encoded by the coding sequence ATGATTGCACAAATCAATCGGGTCGCTTTTGACCTTTTAGGAGTTCCTATTTACTGGTATGCATTGATCATTGTTTCAGGCATTATCATCGCCATGTGGTTAAGCAGTCGAGAAGCAGTAAGAGTAGGAATGAAAGCAGAAGACGTCACTGACTTTATGTTATGGGGATTACCGCTATCGATCATTGGCGCACGCTTGTATTACATCTTGTTCGATTTACCACAGTATATTGCAAATCCGATCCAAATATTCAATATCCGTTCAGGCGGTCTAGCGATTTATGGTGGTCTGATTGCAGGCGGTATCACATTATATTTTTACACGAAATATCACTTCATTGATGTCTGGACGTTCTTGGACATTGCTGCACCTAGTGTTTTATTAGCACAAGCAATTGGGCGCTGGGGAAATTTCATGAACCATGAAGCATTTGGACCAGATACAACAAGGAGTTTCTTAGAAAGTCTATATTTACCGAATTTTATTATTGATAATATGTATATCGATGGGATCTATCGACAGCCAACTTTCCTTTATGAATCAGTATGGAGCCTTATTGGCGTGATCATCCTCTTATTACTACGGAAGAAAACGCATCTTTTGAAAAAAGGGGAAATCGCACTGCTTTACTTGATATGGTATAGTTTTGGTCGTTTCTTCATCGAAGGAATGAGAACGGATAGTCTTTACTTTTTAGATACGATCCGTGTGTCACAGCTTTTATCTGCTGTGCTATTCATTGGAGCAATCGTTCTATTCATCTGGCGTCGGAAAAAAGGCAACTTACCAGATTACGACCGATCTTTAGGGAAAAATCAATTCATTATCTAA
- a CDS encoding DUF948 domain-containing protein: MTVGEIAGLIAAIAFAILVVFLVRVLIRLAKTIEKAEQTVTEANTTIEVVTKDVDLLSRQVEGLLVKSNELLNDINGKVATIDPLFTAVADLSESVSELNSSSKHIVTKVGGIGKTTAKATVASKVGGTAVKFFKHKKPTTDTTGGK, translated from the coding sequence ATGACAGTTGGAGAAATTGCTGGCTTGATTGCAGCAATTGCTTTTGCAATACTTGTGGTCTTTCTAGTACGTGTATTGATTCGATTAGCAAAAACGATTGAAAAAGCAGAACAAACAGTAACAGAAGCAAACACAACGATTGAAGTCGTTACCAAAGATGTTGATCTTTTATCGAGACAAGTCGAAGGCTTGTTAGTGAAAAGCAACGAATTGTTGAATGATATCAACGGAAAAGTAGCAACGATCGATCCTTTATTTACAGCTGTCGCTGATTTGAGCGAGAGTGTATCAGAATTGAATTCTTCAAGCAAACACATCGTTACAAAAGTTGGTGGCATCGGTAAAACAACAGCAAAAGCAACTGTTGCCAGCAAAGTCGGTGGGACTGCAGTGAAATTCTTTAAACATAAAAAACCAACAACAGATACGACAGGAGGAAAATAA
- a CDS encoding YibE/F family protein, giving the protein MNVLLLLALLLVLLILLVGGKNGLYTILGLFINVLLFFLLLLLYHFRLPILPSAIVIFLLITSVTLFFVNGYNLKMKAAFLSVLLFLVVFLVVTPFLSELAIQGFTRIELDELTGFDLHVPLDFFALTRAILLISVSGAVLDASVSIASATYEVYLTDPLQSYRELVKSSIRIGRKILATTVTTLVFAFMGNCLALILWFIDLELSFGQLINEKTFVLEYVTVVVTTSAAILVLPITSVISSILFTRQKKSS; this is encoded by the coding sequence ATGAATGTACTTTTGCTCTTAGCACTTCTCTTAGTGCTATTGATTTTACTGGTTGGTGGGAAAAATGGGCTCTATACGATCTTAGGTCTGTTCATCAACGTCCTGTTGTTTTTCCTTCTATTACTCCTCTATCATTTTCGGTTGCCAATATTACCAAGTGCCATCGTGATCTTTTTATTGATCACTAGTGTCACATTGTTTTTTGTTAATGGCTATAATCTCAAGATGAAAGCAGCTTTTCTTAGTGTATTGCTTTTTTTAGTGGTTTTCTTAGTGGTGACGCCGTTTCTTTCTGAATTAGCGATCCAAGGGTTTACAAGGATTGAATTAGATGAACTGACAGGGTTCGATTTGCATGTACCCTTGGATTTTTTCGCATTGACGCGAGCAATTTTATTGATCAGTGTGAGTGGAGCCGTATTAGATGCAAGTGTGTCCATCGCTAGTGCGACGTATGAAGTATATCTGACAGATCCATTACAAAGCTATCGGGAATTAGTAAAATCGAGTATACGGATCGGCAGAAAAATTTTAGCTACAACAGTAACGACCTTGGTTTTTGCTTTTATGGGAAATTGTTTAGCCCTGATATTGTGGTTCATTGATCTAGAATTGTCTTTTGGCCAGTTGATCAACGAAAAAACTTTCGTTTTGGAGTATGTAACTGTAGTAGTCACGACAAGCGCAGCGATCCTTGTTTTACCGATAACATCAGTCATTTCTTCAATTTTATTTACTCGACAGAAAAAATCATCCTAA
- a CDS encoding phage holin family protein, with product MSYLQRIVVSTLTFISLAVIFPNMIFVNSIWTAVVASFVLSVLNLLVKPFIMFLSIPFTLLTFGLFTFVINALILQMTSFFVGAANFSFSSFGSAIMIAVIMSFVNIIVSNRNMNRNR from the coding sequence ATGTCTTATCTTCAACGTATTGTTGTTAGTACGCTGACGTTTATCTCTCTGGCAGTTATTTTTCCAAATATGATATTTGTGAATAGTATTTGGACCGCAGTTGTGGCGAGTTTTGTTCTTTCTGTGCTGAATCTATTAGTCAAGCCATTCATTATGTTTTTATCGATCCCCTTTACCTTGTTGACGTTTGGATTATTCACTTTTGTGATCAACGCATTGATTTTACAAATGACCTCCTTCTTTGTCGGAGCAGCTAATTTTAGCTTTTCGTCATTTGGATCAGCTATAATGATTGCAGTGATCATGTCATTCGTAAATATCATCGTTAGCAATCGTAATATGAACAGGAATCGTTAG
- the galU gene encoding UTP--glucose-1-phosphate uridylyltransferase GalU: MKVKKAVIPAAGLGTRFLPATKAMAKEMLPIVDKPTIQFIVEEALKSGIEDILIVTGKAKRPIEDHFDSNIELETNLGEKGKTELLKLVEETTDVNLHFIRQSHPKGLGHAVLQARAFIGNEPFVVMLGDDIMEDEIPLTQQLIDDYERTHASTIAVMQVPHKDTSKYGIINPGEELEDGLFNVKDFVEKPEPSKAPSDLAIIGRYLLTPEIFDVLAEQKPGAGNEIQLTDAIDTLNKTQRVFARKFTGKRYDVGDKFGFMKTSIEYGLTHPEVGGPLREYILSLGKSLAAETPSSFNQSTETSEPTNKK; the protein is encoded by the coding sequence ATGAAAGTAAAAAAAGCAGTGATTCCAGCAGCAGGTTTAGGAACAAGATTTTTACCTGCAACAAAAGCGATGGCAAAAGAAATGTTGCCGATCGTTGATAAACCAACGATTCAATTTATCGTAGAAGAAGCGTTAAAATCAGGGATTGAAGATATTTTGATCGTCACAGGGAAAGCAAAACGCCCAATTGAAGATCATTTTGACTCAAATATCGAATTAGAAACGAACTTAGGCGAAAAAGGAAAAACTGAATTACTAAAATTAGTGGAAGAAACAACGGATGTAAACCTTCATTTTATTCGTCAATCGCATCCTAAAGGGTTAGGACACGCTGTGTTGCAAGCAAGAGCATTCATCGGAAATGAACCGTTTGTTGTCATGTTAGGTGATGACATCATGGAAGATGAAATCCCATTGACACAACAACTGATCGACGATTATGAGCGTACACATGCTTCAACGATCGCCGTGATGCAAGTACCTCACAAAGATACATCTAAATATGGGATCATCAATCCAGGAGAAGAACTAGAAGACGGCTTATTCAATGTCAAAGATTTTGTTGAAAAGCCTGAACCAAGTAAAGCACCAAGTGATTTAGCAATTATTGGACGCTATTTATTGACACCCGAAATCTTTGATGTCTTAGCAGAGCAAAAACCAGGTGCAGGTAATGAGATCCAATTGACCGATGCAATCGATACATTGAATAAGACACAACGCGTATTCGCACGTAAATTTACGGGTAAACGTTATGATGTCGGCGACAAATTTGGTTTTATGAAAACAAGTATCGAATATGGATTGACACATCCAGAAGTGGGTGGACCATTAAGAGAATACATTCTATCATTAGGCAAGTCTTTAGCAGCAGAGACGCCTTCATCTTTCAATCAATCAACAGAAACTTCTGAACCAACTAACAAAAAGTAA
- the phoU gene encoding phosphate signaling complex protein PhoU — MLRTQFEEELLNLHNQFYEMGMMVSNAVHKSVRSYTKHDKVLAKEVIENDITINDMETRLEKKSFEMIALQQPVTTDLRTIITVMKASSDLERMADHAVSIAKSTIRLKGETRIPEIEKEISDMSDYVKKMVDNVLVAYVKTDEKDARTIANMDHRVNESFNRIYNATIKNMQANPETVISGTDYVNVASYLERIGDYVTNICEWIVYLATGKITELNTNHNEETNQR; from the coding sequence ATGTTACGAACACAATTTGAAGAAGAATTATTGAACCTTCATAATCAATTTTACGAAATGGGAATGATGGTTAGTAATGCCGTGCATAAATCAGTGCGCTCTTATACAAAACACGACAAAGTTCTTGCAAAAGAAGTAATTGAAAATGACATTACAATCAATGATATGGAAACACGATTAGAGAAAAAAAGTTTTGAAATGATTGCTTTGCAACAACCGGTGACAACTGATCTACGAACGATCATCACAGTCATGAAAGCAAGTTCAGATTTAGAGCGTATGGCTGACCACGCAGTATCAATCGCCAAGTCAACGATTCGTCTTAAAGGAGAAACAAGAATTCCTGAAATCGAAAAAGAAATCTCTGATATGTCTGATTATGTCAAAAAAATGGTAGATAATGTCTTAGTCGCTTACGTTAAAACAGATGAAAAGGATGCACGTACGATTGCAAATATGGATCATCGTGTCAATGAATCATTCAATCGGATCTACAATGCAACGATCAAAAATATGCAAGCAAATCCCGAAACTGTTATCAGTGGAACGGACTATGTCAACGTAGCAAGTTATTTAGAGCGGATCGGTGATTACGTAACAAATATCTGTGAATGGATCGTGTATCTAGCTACAGGTAAAATCACTGAGTTGAACACAAATCATAACGAAGAGACTAATCAAAGATAA
- a CDS encoding PspC domain-containing protein, giving the protein MKKKLTKSNKNIVLTGTLAGIAEYLGIDPTVVRVIYVFLSLVAFGSPIILYILLALLVPSGKNNQRRYGHDNDYYQKNNYREQTNKRKEAEKINDDEWSDF; this is encoded by the coding sequence ATGAAAAAAAAGTTGACAAAATCAAATAAAAATATTGTATTGACAGGTACTTTAGCTGGGATTGCTGAATATCTTGGGATTGATCCAACAGTTGTTCGTGTCATTTACGTCTTCTTAAGTTTAGTTGCATTCGGAAGCCCAATTATTTTATACATTCTGTTGGCTTTGCTTGTGCCTTCAGGAAAGAATAATCAACGTCGTTATGGACATGACAACGACTATTATCAAAAAAACAACTACAGAGAACAAACGAATAAACGAAAAGAGGCAGAGAAAATCAACGATGACGAATGGAGTGACTTTTAA
- the hprK gene encoding HPr(Ser) kinase/phosphatase, with product MAEMVKVSQLVEKLSLEIVTGDEQSLNRVIVTGDISRPGLELTGYFNYYSHDRLQLFGSKEISFAERMMPEERLMIMRRLCSEDMPAFIISRGLAAPEEMIQAANEHGMAVLRSPISTSRLLGELSSYLDGRLAPRTSVHGVLVDVYGLGVLIQGDSGIGKSETALELIKRGHRLIADDRVDVYQQDELTVIGEPPKILEHLIEIRGIGIIDVMNLFGASAVRGSMQVQLAVYLEAWAKEKKYDRLGSEDTSVEIAEVGIPQIKIPVKTGRNVAIIIEVAAMNFRAKTMGFDATKTFEERLSRLIEENSNGQ from the coding sequence ATGGCAGAAATGGTAAAAGTTAGCCAATTAGTAGAAAAACTATCATTAGAAATCGTCACTGGTGACGAGCAAAGTTTAAATCGTGTCATCGTAACCGGTGATATCTCCAGACCTGGACTGGAATTGACCGGTTATTTTAATTATTATTCGCATGATCGACTACAGTTATTTGGGAGCAAAGAAATCAGCTTCGCAGAACGGATGATGCCGGAAGAGCGTTTGATGATCATGCGTCGTTTATGCAGTGAAGACATGCCAGCCTTTATCATCTCTAGAGGTTTAGCTGCACCAGAAGAAATGATTCAAGCAGCAAATGAACATGGCATGGCCGTTTTGCGTTCGCCAATCTCAACCTCACGTTTACTTGGTGAGTTATCAAGTTATTTAGATGGACGATTAGCACCTAGGACAAGTGTTCACGGCGTCTTAGTCGATGTCTATGGACTAGGTGTCTTGATCCAAGGAGATAGTGGTATTGGGAAGAGTGAGACAGCGTTAGAACTGATCAAAAGAGGCCATCGATTGATTGCAGATGATCGAGTGGATGTGTATCAACAAGATGAGCTAACTGTTATTGGAGAGCCACCAAAAATCCTTGAACATTTGATTGAGATTCGCGGAATCGGGATCATTGATGTGATGAATCTTTTTGGTGCCAGTGCAGTCAGAGGATCGATGCAAGTCCAATTAGCTGTCTACTTAGAAGCTTGGGCAAAAGAGAAAAAATACGATCGTTTAGGGTCTGAAGATACTTCTGTTGAAATTGCGGAAGTAGGTATCCCCCAAATCAAAATACCTGTGAAAACTGGACGAAATGTCGCGATCATCATTGAAGTTGCTGCGATGAATTTCCGTGCGAAAACGATGGGATTCGATGCAACGAAGACATTTGAAGAAAGATTGAGCCGTTTGATTGAAGAAAATTCAAACGGACAATAG
- the pstB gene encoding phosphate ABC transporter ATP-binding protein PstB — protein MTKEIISSKDLHLYYGEKEALKGIDLSFNKGEITAMIGPSGCGKSTYLRSLNRMNDLIPGVTITGSVVYKGNDIYSPKTDIVGLRKEIGMVFQQPNPFPFSIYENVIYGLKIKGEKDKKVLDQVVEESLKAASVWEDVKDKLHKSALSLSGGQQQRVCIARVLAVNPEIILLDEPTSALDPVSTGKIESMLLELRERYTMIIVTHNMSQASRISDKTAFFLDGNLIEFNNTKKIFMNPDKKETEDYISGRFG, from the coding sequence ATGACAAAAGAAATTATCTCATCAAAAGATCTTCATCTGTATTATGGGGAAAAAGAAGCCTTGAAAGGCATTGATCTAAGTTTCAATAAAGGCGAGATCACTGCAATGATCGGACCATCTGGTTGTGGGAAATCTACTTATTTACGTTCATTGAATCGTATGAATGATTTGATCCCAGGTGTAACGATCACTGGTAGTGTCGTTTACAAGGGCAATGATATCTACAGTCCTAAAACGGATATCGTTGGACTACGTAAAGAAATCGGTATGGTGTTCCAACAACCAAATCCTTTTCCATTCTCCATCTATGAAAATGTCATTTATGGGTTGAAAATCAAAGGTGAAAAAGACAAAAAAGTGTTAGACCAAGTAGTAGAAGAGAGCTTGAAAGCAGCATCTGTTTGGGAAGATGTCAAAGATAAATTGCATAAAAGTGCGTTGTCTTTATCAGGTGGACAACAACAGCGAGTGTGTATTGCCCGTGTGTTAGCTGTCAATCCAGAAATTATTTTATTAGATGAGCCAACTAGTGCCTTAGATCCAGTCTCTACTGGTAAAATAGAAAGTATGTTATTAGAATTAAGAGAACGCTATACGATGATCATTGTGACTCACAATATGTCACAAGCATCACGTATCTCAGACAAAACAGCTTTCTTCTTAGATGGCAATTTGATCGAGTTCAACAATACGAAAAAAATATTTATGAATCCTGATAAAAAAGAAACGGAAGATTATATCTCAGGACGATTCGGATAA
- a CDS encoding NAD(P)H-dependent glycerol-3-phosphate dehydrogenase — protein sequence MKYRVAVLGAGSWGTALAQVLAENGHDVRLWSHRASQVNEINQKHTNEHYLPKHQLPKTIIAYSDMAKAVSDVDAVLFVVPTKAIRSVCQELVEVLQTKPVIIHASKGLEQGTHKRISEVLAEEIPAEKRQAIAVLSGPSHAEEVARHDITTITAASTEADAAKFVQTIFLNHYFRIYTNPDVIGVEMGAALKNIIAIGAGAIHGLGFGDNAKAAIMTRGLAEISRLGVAMGANPLTFIGLSGVGDLIVTCTSIHSRNWRTGNLLGQDHELSEVLDNMGMVVEGVQTTRAAKELAETMGIEMPITQTIYEVLYEHKNINEAATEIMLRDGKKENEFH from the coding sequence ATGAAATATAGGGTAGCGGTTTTAGGTGCTGGCTCGTGGGGAACAGCATTAGCACAAGTGCTTGCTGAAAATGGTCATGACGTTCGACTCTGGAGTCACCGTGCCTCACAGGTTAATGAAATCAACCAAAAGCATACCAATGAGCATTATTTACCAAAACACCAATTGCCCAAAACGATCATCGCATACTCGGACATGGCGAAGGCTGTTTCTGATGTAGATGCTGTTTTGTTCGTTGTACCGACTAAGGCGATTCGTTCGGTATGTCAAGAACTCGTTGAGGTCTTGCAAACAAAACCAGTGATCATCCATGCAAGTAAAGGCTTAGAACAAGGAACACACAAGCGGATCTCAGAAGTCCTGGCAGAAGAGATCCCAGCAGAAAAGAGACAAGCAATTGCTGTTTTATCGGGTCCAAGTCATGCAGAAGAAGTGGCTCGTCACGATATTACGACGATCACTGCTGCAAGCACGGAAGCAGATGCTGCTAAATTTGTTCAAACAATATTTTTGAATCATTATTTCCGAATCTATACGAATCCTGATGTTATTGGGGTCGAAATGGGTGCCGCTTTAAAAAACATTATCGCAATCGGTGCAGGTGCAATCCATGGCTTAGGTTTTGGGGATAATGCAAAGGCAGCTATCATGACAAGAGGATTAGCAGAAATCAGCCGCTTAGGTGTTGCTATGGGAGCAAATCCGTTGACCTTCATCGGACTGAGCGGTGTCGGTGATTTAATTGTCACTTGTACAAGTATCCACTCGAGAAATTGGCGTACCGGTAATCTGCTTGGACAAGACCATGAATTAAGCGAAGTCTTGGATAATATGGGCATGGTCGTGGAAGGTGTCCAGACCACACGAGCTGCTAAAGAGTTAGCTGAGACCATGGGGATCGAGATGCCGATCACTCAAACGATTTATGAAGTGCTATATGAGCACAAGAACATAAATGAAGCAGCGACAGAGATCATGTTGCGCGATGGCAAAAAAGAGAATGAATTTCACTAA
- the pstB gene encoding phosphate ABC transporter ATP-binding protein PstB: protein MKEYNMNETNIIKMGAEKDIALYTDDLHVWYGDNEAIKGVNLEFEKNKITALIGPSGCGKSTYLRSLNRMNDGIANTKITGKIMYKEVDVNAPQIDVYEMRKRIGMVFQRPNPFSKSIYDNITFALKQHGEKNKQKLDEIVETSLKQAALWDQVKDSLNKSALALSGGQQQRLCIARAIAMKPDILLLDEPASALDPISTGTVEETLVNLKEDYTIIIVTHNMQQAARISDYTAFFYLGNVIEYDKTNKIFTRPKIQATEDYVSGHFG, encoded by the coding sequence ATGAAAGAATATAATATGAATGAAACCAACATCATCAAAATGGGCGCTGAAAAAGATATCGCGCTATATACAGATGATTTGCATGTATGGTATGGCGATAACGAAGCCATTAAAGGTGTCAATCTTGAATTTGAAAAGAATAAAATCACTGCATTGATCGGACCATCAGGGTGTGGGAAGTCCACTTATCTACGTTCATTGAATCGAATGAACGATGGGATCGCAAACACGAAGATCACTGGAAAGATCATGTATAAAGAAGTCGATGTCAATGCACCACAAATCGACGTTTACGAAATGCGCAAACGAATCGGCATGGTGTTCCAACGTCCGAATCCTTTTAGTAAATCAATCTATGACAATATTACGTTTGCCTTGAAACAGCATGGTGAGAAAAACAAACAAAAACTAGATGAGATCGTCGAAACTAGTTTGAAGCAAGCGGCATTATGGGATCAAGTCAAAGATAGTTTGAATAAAAGTGCTTTGGCGTTATCAGGTGGACAACAGCAACGTCTTTGTATCGCTCGTGCAATCGCGATGAAACCAGATATTTTATTGCTTGATGAACCAGCGAGTGCGTTAGACCCGATTTCTACTGGGACTGTTGAAGAAACGTTAGTCAACTTAAAAGAAGATTATACGATTATTATTGTGACTCACAATATGCAACAAGCTGCCCGGATCAGCGATTACACTGCGTTCTTCTATCTTGGAAATGTGATCGAGTATGACAAGACGAATAAGATATTTACTAGACCTAAGATTCAGGCAACTGAAGACTATGTGTCCGGTCATTTTGGTTAA
- a CDS encoding YibE/F family protein — protein MHKKKRLLIKCLILCSCFVAAWVIQHATEWYEDPIMQVQQVSLENEQQVIKGELMNTQAKGTELTLFIPHQENQIEHAKAKTNQLYLVRKIGDEWQILSKKNDGWLFLFTSLFICALLFVGGKAGIFTLISVGLNLLLLILLLQGFTQIQGISLVMTSVLFVFLGTVICVFALDGWQQGGRIKIVATMTSVGVAFLICLFAMDYLNDQGLRYEEMSYLTRPYRSVFLASLLVGMTGGVLDTVVTVTTTLDELVNKKPKITMKRLWQSGQMVGQDVIGSMTNILLFVYVSGTIPMLLVYFNNGWPLRDAIELHLSLELLRVISGSLGIVLSIPITLLCYLGHLKYRRAI, from the coding sequence ATGCACAAAAAAAAACGATTATTGATCAAATGTTTGATTCTTTGTAGTTGTTTTGTGGCCGCATGGGTAATCCAACATGCCACTGAATGGTACGAAGACCCAATCATGCAAGTACAGCAAGTATCGCTAGAAAATGAACAACAAGTAATCAAAGGAGAATTGATGAATACGCAAGCGAAAGGAACAGAACTCACTCTGTTTATTCCGCACCAAGAAAATCAGATCGAACATGCAAAAGCTAAGACGAATCAACTTTATCTCGTACGGAAAATCGGGGATGAATGGCAGATACTCAGCAAAAAAAATGACGGCTGGTTATTCCTTTTTACAAGTTTATTTATCTGTGCGCTCTTGTTCGTAGGCGGAAAAGCAGGCATATTCACTTTGATCAGTGTAGGACTCAATCTCTTGTTATTGATTTTACTTCTTCAGGGTTTCACGCAGATCCAAGGGATATCTTTGGTGATGACGAGTGTCCTTTTTGTCTTTCTAGGAACGGTCATTTGCGTTTTTGCCTTAGATGGTTGGCAACAAGGTGGACGGATAAAAATCGTCGCAACCATGACGAGTGTAGGTGTAGCTTTTCTAATTTGTTTGTTCGCAATGGATTATTTGAACGATCAAGGATTACGTTATGAGGAAATGAGTTACTTGACTCGACCGTATCGTTCCGTTTTTTTAGCTAGTTTATTAGTAGGGATGACAGGTGGGGTATTGGATACAGTTGTCACAGTCACGACAACTTTAGATGAGTTGGTGAATAAAAAACCAAAAATAACGATGAAACGATTGTGGCAGTCTGGTCAAATGGTAGGACAAGATGTAATTGGCTCCATGACGAATATCTTACTATTCGTATACGTCAGTGGGACGATCCCGATGTTACTTGTTTACTTTAACAATGGTTGGCCCTTGAGAGATGCGATTGAGCTACATCTCTCGTTGGAATTGCTACGTGTGATCAGCGGAAGTCTAGGCATTGTCCTTTCGATTCCCATTACACTTTTATGCTATTTAGGCCATTTGAAGTATCGGAGGGCGATTTGA